DNA sequence from the Sulfurimonas sp. HSL3-1 genome:
TGATGGCGGCGACGGCGCGCTGAATCGCATGATCGGCTTCGTCGATATCCTCGAAGACGATCGCCCCCTCCGGATGCTCGGTGACCCAGCGCGTGAGAATGCCCTTCGTTCCCAGCAGCCGTTCGGCATCGTCGGCGAAGGCGAATTCCCCCATGTGCAGGTGCAGTCGCTCGCGTCCCAGATGGGCGAGCGTCTGCAGCATCATCAGCTTTTTCCCGGAAGCGGGAGGCCCGGCGATCACGAGGAGGTCGGCGACGCCCCCGAAATGGGGGCACTGCCCGAACCGCCCCAGCCACTGTTCCAGCAGTGCTGCCGGTCTTTCCTGCCCCTTGGAGGCCAGATCGGTTATTGTCGTATCCATTCGAATATTATAGGGAGTTTTTGCCTTCAAGTGCAACGACGGCGATGGCGAAGCCGCCGTCGTGGGTGATGGAGAGGGAGACGTCGGTAATGCCGAAACGTTCGCGGACCGTGTCGGAGAGGGCGAGCTGAGGGGCGCCGCGATCGGTTTTGGTGATAACGATGTCGTGGAAACCGCACTCGCCGCCGATGCCGCACCCCAGCGCCTTGGCGCAGGCCTCCTTGGCGGCCCAGAACCCTGCGGCGGTATGGGGCCTGCCTACGAGGGCAATCTCATCGGGGGAGAGAAAGCGCTGCAGTGCCCGTTCGCCGTGACGCGTGATCATCCCTTCGATGCGCTCGATTTTGACGAGGTCGATGCCGATCATAGCTGCTCGTAGTCGTCGATCTGATGCTGTTTGCCGAGGTCGCTCAGCGGCACAAAGCTTTTTATCTCGGGGTCGTAGTAGCGGATGTGCCCTGTTTCGATATCGTAGTACCAGCCGTGGATAAAGAGCTTCTCCTCTTTGACCATTTTGTTGACATAGGGATAGGTGAGGAGGTTCTCGATCTGGGAGAGGATGGAAAGCTGCTCGGTGAGGCGAAGCAGCGCTTCGCGGTCCCCGTCCATTCCCAGGGTGGCGACCGCGTTCTCTTTTGCCTTCATCCCCAGGGAGAGCCATTTGCGCGTATGGATCAGCCCGGGGTCGCTGATCTCTTCGTAAAGCGCCTGGCAGGCGCCGCAATGGGTGTGGCCGCAGATGATGATCTCGGAGACCTTGAGGACGCTGACGGCATATTCGATTGCCGTGGCGGTGGCATGGAAATCTTCGTCGGGCTTGTAGACGGGAACGAAATTGCCGACGTTGCGCATGACAAAGAGGTCACCGGGTTTGCTCTGGATCATCAGGTCGGGGATGACGCGGGAGTCGGAGCAGCCGATAAAGAGGGCTTTCGGACTCTGCCCCTCTTTGGCGAGGCGGAGGAGTTCCGCTTCATGCTCTTTGAAATAGACCTGTTGAAAGAGTTCGTTCCCTTCGGCGTATGTCTGCATGGGAGATGATTAGAGTTGACAGCGCTCGATGTTGAGCATCTTCATCAGTTTCTCGAAGATGGCGCCTGCTTCACGGTCGTAGTCGTCGTGATACTCCACTACGATCAGCTTGCGTCCGCCGGCGCTTTCGGTCAGGTAGACGCTGCGGTCGAGCTTATGCTCTTCGTGGATCTGCGCCAGGGCGGCATTGATCTCTTTATACTGCTCTTCCGTATCGTAAGCCAGTGTGATTTTGGTGTAGCGCTCTTCGCCTTTGTAGTCCGCATCAATGCATGGTGCTGCCATAGGAATCCTCTGCCGTTTATCTTTGGGTTGATTATACTGAAACTCTTTTGAAGGAAGCAAATCGCGGGGGCGTTTCGCGGCCGGGGCACTCAACGTGCTTCGATTCTGACCTCCAGGTGGGAAGCGGCGGTGTCGGCGAGGATTTTCTCCAGATCGGGTCGACGGTCCGGGGAGGAGGGGAGGGCCGTCAGCTGCCCCATCAGCAGGCTGAAAAGCTGCACGGTACTCTGGCCGCTGCGGTTTGTGACGTTGATCTCCAGGGTGTCGGCCCGGCCGCGCAACAGGGCGGAGAAGGCCGATTCCGCCTCGGTGATCCAGCGCGTCAGGGTGGGACTGTAGGCGAACTTATTGCGTTTGCGTTCGAAGGCGCGGTGCAGCAGGGTGTCGTACTGGCCGATATAGGCGGCGAAGCGTTTGTCTTTTTCGAGCAGGGAGCGGTAGGCCCGGCCGTCGGCGCTGCTCTGTGCATGCAGAGCATGGAAGAGAAGATCGGGGTAACCGGAATGCGGAGGCTTTCGTGCCGGGGTAAAGAGGGCCGAGGCGTTGCGGAGCGTGACGTGCAGCGTCAGGGTGTCGTGGTTCCCGTTCGCGTTGTCGTTGCGGGAGGTGAAACGGGTGTCGATGGTGTCGTTCCCCTCATACACGGTCGTGAGCGCCAGGCGGCCGGAAAACGGGGAGGCGAACTGCTCGGCGTAGAGGGCATGCAGCCTTTTGCCCACATAATCGGCTCTGACGGTGTCGTTGGTGTCGAACCAGGCTTCGAACAGGTAGGGGGCCGTGGCGTCGCTGCTCTCCGTCGCGTTCGTCTCGAGGGTGGCCCCGGCGTAGTCGAGCGAGACGCTGCCGAGGACGCGTTCGGCGAAGGCGGCCCCCTTTGCCGTACGCTTCATCCTGTTGGCGAAATGGAGGGTGTCGATGTGCAGATGGGCCTGGGGATCATACTGGTCATAGTCGAAATCCGAGACGTCAAGCTGTTCGAGATTGCCGACAAGGGCCCGTTCCAACGCATCTTTTCGGGGGGTCGACGGCGGGGCGAAATAGGGCTTTTCGGCGGCAAGGTGCTGTTGCTGCAGACGTTCTAACTCTTCCACCTCCTTCATTGCGGCGTCAAAGGCCTCTTTTTGCAGCAGCACCCCCAGCGCCTTGTTGAACGATGCGGTTGCCGCTTTGAAGGCGGTGACGGCGGTGCGGTTGGCATCGCGCTCCTCTATTCGTTGGCGCTGCGCCTTGCAGACAAACTGCGTGCGCTCAGCGCGGCATGCCGGGATGAGCCTGCCCTCGGAGCGGTAGGTAAGGTAGCGGGTGAGATTCACCGTGGGATCGTCTACTGCTTTGGGGACTGGAACGGCGAAGAGCAGCGCTGCAGGCAGAAGCAGTGCCGGGAGAAGATAGGGGGTCATGGCGCTTCCTTGAACTCCTATTGTACTTCAAGAAAGCCAATAAGCCGTTCAGTCGGCGACAGGGAGGTAGGCATATCCTTCATTCTGTTTTTCGATCAGGCCGACGCCGGCGTTGAGCACGGTTTCGATGCCGGGGTAAATATCCTTGGCGTCGATTTTTTTCTTGGTCATCCCCGCCTGGCACATCAGAAATGTCACCTCGTAGGTCTCGGCGAGGGCGGCGATGCGTTTGGCCAGTTCCGGGGCGGCTTTGAGCAGTTTCGGGTCCTTGGCAAAGTCGAAGTGTGCCGGATCTTTGAGAAAGAACTTGTAGGCGTTGCCGTGGATGACGACGGCGACGTCGAGCTCTTTGAGCTGGTTCTCAAAATAGGTCTTGTGGGCGACGATCCCTTTGAGAATCTTCTGTTCAAAGGTGTGCATGTCGCCGGTGGTCAGGTCGATGACGACTTTGGGGTTCTCCGCGCCAAAGAGCGAGAGGACGGTCAGCAGGATGAGAAAGAGTTTTTTCATGCAATCTCCTTGGTGAAGTGCATCATACCGGGGGAAAGTAAAAACTATGTAAAAAGGGGCGTTTAATGTCCGGTCCCCGAGGCTGCCTGCGGTTTGGGACGGAACAAACGTAGGAGTAGAAGAATGAATCAAACCAGTTCGGCAGGGAGGGGAGCCGAATCTGCAGGCAGCCTCGGGGACCGGACGGAGAGGTTACTCCGTCAGATCGCCCAGCAGCGTTTCAAAATCGTTCTGTGCTTTCATCAGTTCGGCCTTGGCCTCATCATCCTGGACGCGCGCGCTGCTCATCCAGTTGTAGACGCCGGGGAAACCGATAACGATCTTGTCTTCCCCTTTTTTCTTGTACATCATCATCGTACAGGGCGCGAAGGCCGAAGCCTGCGGGCGCGTCTTGGCGACGTTGTAGATCACCTTCAGCTTGCAGATGGAGTAGGTGTCGTAGAAATCGAAGGGGTTGTCGATGCTCTCATCCTCCCCGACGACCATTTCGAAATCGAGGGTGTTGGAGAGGACGAACCCTTTGGGACTGAGACCGCCCTGGATTCCCATGGCGAGTTCCTCTTTAACGTCATCGTACTCATCCTCTTCGACTTCGAGGCTGTAGGTCGAAACCAGCGGTCCCGACGCCGGGAGCGGGTTCTCGTTCTCGATCGCGACGGAGGCCTTCGGCATTGCTGATTCCAGCGCTTTCAGCGCCGCCGCCTCGATCTTTTTCAGGATCGGGTCGACGCTTTTGAGACCGATGATCTTGGCCATCGCTTCGGCCGTCAGGACGGAGACGTGCAGCTGCTTCTCGCCTTTGTGCTGGTAGATCCCGAAGCCCATCGGCACGAAAATGCCAGCATCGGGATACTTGACGACGAGCGTGCGGGAGAGATCCGTATGGTACGCCGTCAGCAGGTAAAAGACGTCGAAGTCGCTCTGCTGGAACTGGATGTTGAACGGTTTGTTCATCTCCGTATTGGCGGCGATGGTGAAGCCGTTGGCCGCAAGTGAACGTTCGATCACCTGCGGCAGATCGCTCGTGGGGTCGTTATCGACGCTGAAAATCCGCAGGTCGCCCTGGGCATGCAGTGCGATCACGGTCGAAAAGAGTAAAAACAGTATGTGTTTCATCATGGTGTAATCCTTACGGTTTGATATAGACCCAGCCATCTTTGACCCGTTCGATCATCTCGACGATGCCGGCGGTGACGACTTCGACGTCGTCGATGAGCTGGTCTTCGGTAATGTTTTTGGTGCGCATCGTGTTGCCGCAGGCGACAAAGGTGACGTCGTACAGCATCAGCGTGCGCACCCGTTCCGCAATTTTCGGGTCGTTCTTGAGCAGGGTGCGGATCCCTCCCGAATAGGCGACGATCTCCATCTGGACCTTTTCGGGGCCGTAGAACTTCAGCACGTTGTTGGCGGAGCTGAGGACATGGTTGATCGCCTCGTCGCTGCCCTCGGTCACCGAGAAAACGACTTGGCGTGGGTTGTCAAGGGCCGGTTTGGGATCGGCGAACTCCGTATCGGCGTTCAGCCAGAGGCCCCAGGCCAGCAAAATGATCAGAAAACGCATGTTACTCCTTTGTGCACGCCGAAGCGGTCAGTGCGGTGAAATCCTCCCGGTTCCAGGAGCCCGGGACGGTTTTGATGATGCTGCCGTCGGGCTGAAGGATGACGAAAGTAGGGGTCATCGGGACCCTCGCTTTGAAGGGAACGTCCCGCTTCGAGAGGTTGATCTTGACCGGGACGAAGCACCCTTCGACCCAGCGGCTCATGGCCCCATCGTTGAACACGGCCTGCTCCATGTCGTGGCAGTAGTGGCAGTCGTCGCGCACGAGGGCGGCCAGGATGTTCCTGCCGCTCTCGTGCGCTTCGGCCTTGCCCTGTTCCCAGCTGCGCCAGTCGACGGCGTCGGCGAGCAGCGGCAGCAGCAGCCACAGCAGCTTATTCATCGTCCCACTCCAGCATCCGGTAGGCCACCTCGACGTTTTGCGCATGCATCGTGTCATAGAGCGCGACACTGCGGAAAGCGTCGAGGCGGATCGTTTTGGTGGCCTCGGCGATGCCGATGCCCTCGTCGATGGCATCACGCACGCGGTCGCGCAGCTGCGTCAGGTAATCATAGGTCATTTGCAGTGCGTCGCCGTCGGTGCGCTCGCCGTGGCCGCCGATGATGTGTTTCAGCGGCATTGCCCGTATCATCTCCAGCGCGGCGATCCACCCGTGGAGGTCGCCGTCGCGCAGGGAGGGGATGCGGTCGTTGAAGACCAGGTCTCCGGCAAACAGCGTCTGCCGGGAAGGGAGGTAGACCAGGAGATCTTCCGCGGTGTGGGCGCGGCGGGTGAGGCGGATGATCCGGATCTCTTCGCCGTCGATGCGCAGGGTTTCATTGGTGTCGACGTAGCGGGTCGGCAGCGCGATTTCCGTGCCTTCATAGGCTTCGGGGCTGATGCGCTGCTGCATCCGCGTCTTTGCCGTGAGGCTGACCGCCTTGTTGAAGAGGCGGGGACCGATCACCTCGGCGCCCCGGGCTTCGAAAAAGCCGTTGCCCAGCCAGTGGTCGTCGTGCACATGGGTGTCGATGACCGGGCCGTTCTTCTGCGCCTTGATGCGCTGCATGACTGCAGCGGCCTCTTTGGCATAGGCGTAGGTCGGGCCGCTGTCGATGACGAGCCAGCGGTGGCCGGTATCGACGTAGCAGCTGTTGACCATGTTGCCGTTGTTGACGGTGTTCATCACCTCCGGCTTTCCGAAAAAACAGTAAATACCCCGGGCGACACTGACCGGTTCGAGATGGTACTCGAACGCCAGTGCCGATGTGATGCCAAGCCACACAGTCCAGAGCATTTTCATCTGTCAATCCTTCTTAGAAGAGGTAGTTCAGCTCGAAGCGGTATTCGTTGTAGGAGTCTTTGTCATACCCCGCTTCACGATCTTTGGCATCGACCAGGCCGATGCGGACTTTGGCTTCGAGCCCCGGAATCGCTTTGACCTTTTCGATCAGGTCGATATGGATAATGTTGCTGTCCGCCTGGACACCGGCCGCCTGCTTGTCCTCGTCGAAGTCCTGCATCGCGTAACGGACCATCGCGCTCAGACCGGAGACCAGGTTGGCCTTGTCGAAATTGAAGTTGACCTGTGCTGCCGTCGTCTTGGTATTGGCATACCAGTTGTACTGTGCCATCGCACGGGTATAACCGCCGGTCGGGAAGCCGCGCCACGGCGCGACGATATCCGCTTCATCGGCGACGGCGGAGTAGGCGACCATCATTTTAAGCGGACCGGTTTCCGCGACGAGACGCGCCATCCAGAGGCTGGAGTCGAGGCTGTCAGGCGTATCGTAGCCCTTGGTGTTGTCAAAGACGGCCGTACCGCCCGTCCAGTCGACGAGGGTCCCTTTGAGGGAGGCACCACCGACCTTACCGCCGCCGTCGTCCATCTGTTTCATGTAGCGGGCACCCGGCGTGATCTTCCAGCCTCCGAGCGGAATGGCATAGTTGATCTCGCCGGTCAGAGAGCTGACGACGCCCGGGACGCCGCCGTAGGTCAGGTCAAGCTGCAGGTTCTTGATGGATTTGTTCTGCACGTCGGCGACGATCAGCGAATGGGTGATATCCTCTCCCGCCGCGCGGAAGTTGTTGACGCTCAGACCCTTGTGGACCGCGGAGTCGTCGTTGCCGTTCCACTGCGTTTTGACGCTTGTATTGGAATCATCAAAAGTGAGGACGTCGTGGAACGTCTCATGGTCGCGCAGCTTCTGCTGGTAGAACCAGGCACCGCGGATCCGTGTCTGCGGAAGCTCTTTGGTCGTGAAGGAGTAACCCTCGAAGGTGTTCGGGATCATCTTCGTGTCGTTGGACTTGGTCAGGAAACTCTCGAAGATCTGACGGCCGGCGACGAAGGAGGTTTTGGAGATGTCATACTGGACATAGGCCTGCGCCAGCGTCGCAAAGCCGTATCGTCCGAGACGGTTGACGTTGTAGCGGCTGGTCGTATCCTTGCCCGCCTTGAGGTAGCCGATGTTCGCCTCGGACATGCGCTCGCCCGGGAACGGTTCGTCGGTATAGTACAGACCCGCACCGGCGCTCAGGCCATAGAGGGAGGCGGTTTTGTAGATTAGGTTACCGCCGAGCCCCAGGGCACGGTTGTCCTTGTTCTTCGTCTGCGCCGTATCATCGTTTTTCCAATCCCAGTTGAAGGAGTTGACGCGCAGGCGGCCGTAGACGACCCCCTTGGCAAACATATCGGTGATGGTATCCGCTTTGCCTGGGAGCACGTTGTAGACCTCCATCATGTTCCCTTTCAGGGAACGTTTGGGGGTGAATGCCTCGCCGTCGGCGGCAGAGGCACTGCTCGTCAATGTACAGGCCAGCGCGGCCGCTGCGGCAGTCGAAATGAATTTCATTGATTTAATATTAGCCATTTACTCATCCTTTTTTCAATGTAAAAGAGAGATAATGTCAGCGGTGATGAACGAATGTCCCCGTGACACTATCACTGGCTGGCGGCAGGTAGCAGCTGCCGCCGTCTTGTCCTCAGACACCTACTCCCACGACACCGTGACGGTGCCGACCGTGCAATCTCTCAGCAGCCTCCCCCCTTGGAAGGACAACCGCAATCGTAATCCAGCAGTTTGACATTGCCCGCATTGCTGACATCCACCACTTTTTTGCGGCGGATATAGTCGCGGACGACATCATAGACGGGACGGATCTTCTCTTTTTGGAGATGCTCGCCCGCATTTTGGAGGTTGCCCCCCCATGACGAAACGACATAGGTCCGCTTCGGATCGATCGGTTTGCCCCCCACAAGAAGATTGCTGATACGCTTGCCGCGGGCGTTGCCGACGGCGATGTCATAGGTCACCCCGCCGAGGCGGCTCATATCGCCGCCCTGCTGGTAGAGCGGGTTGGCGTTGAAGACGTTGTCGGCGATATCTTCAAGCAGGTTGGCGATACGTTCGCCTTTCAGCTCGAAGGTGTAGACGTTGGGATAGGTGATCCCGCACATCTCGTAGACGTTGTCCATCAGGATGTCGTCTCCCGGAAGGACCGTCGTTCCCCACCGGTAGCCCGGCGTGAAGGAGATGTCGCATTTCATCTCATCCATGATCGCGTCATTAATGAGCTGGTCGAAGGTCGAGAAAAAGGTGTCGCGCTTGTAGAGCAGCCCCTTCGTTTTCCCCAGCACTTCGTTGAACTCCTTGTCAAAGGGCGCATAAAGCTCCGCGACGAGCTTTTCGCCCGCGGGATCCGCCGGAATGATGTTCGAAGCGACCGGGATGAGCTTGTACTCATACCCTTTGACCTTGTGGTCCCGGATGTCGATATCGAGGCGCCCGACGTATTTGCCGTGGCTGCCCGCGATGACGATGACCGTGCCGTCGATGACAATCGGTTTCGGGGAGGGGTCGTGCGTATGGCCGCTGAGGATAAAGTCGATCCCGTGGACCTTGCGCGCCACCTCCTGGTCGACGCTGAAACCGTCGTGCGACAGCACGACGACACAGTCGACCTTCTGCTCGTTACGGAGCTCGTCGACATACTCCTGCAGGGTATCAAGCCGCAGCCCGAAGCTCCACCCCTCGGTGAACTCTTTGGGGTTCGCCGTCGAGGTGAACGGGAAAGACTGGCCGATAATGCCGATCTTCGCCCCGTTGCGCTCTTCGATGGTGTAGGGTTCGAAAATCAGCTCTTCGTACTCCTCGGAGAAGGGGTCGTCCCCGATAATGTTCTGGGAGACGAACTTCGCATCGAGTTTGTCAATAAGCTCTTTGACCCGCTCTTTGCCGTAGGTGAACTCCCAGTGGCCGACCATGACGTCGACGCCGAGGTAGTTCTGCGCCTTGACGATGGCTTCGCCCTCTGTCTTCAGCGCGACGCCGGTGCCCTGCCAGGTGTCGCCGGAGTCGAGCAGCAGGACTTTCTCCTTGCCGCGCTGGCGTTCGACCTCGTCGATCAGGGTTTTCATGTGGGCGATGCCGCCCATCTTCCCGAATTTGCGTGCCAGGGCGGCAAAATCCATGTGGGTGTCGAAGTAGGCGTCGAGGGAGCTGGGCTCCAGTCCGTAGTGCTTGGCAAAGGCTTCGCCGCAGAGGAAACCGGGCGTCCCCACGAGGTTCGGCGCCGAGATCAGCGTCGAAGGCTCGCGCCAGTAGAGGGGCTTGATGTGCGCATGCAGGTCACAGATGTGCAGCAGGGTCACATTGCCCGTATCTTTGAAGTCATACAGATCCGCGAGCGAAATGTCCGCAGGGTTTTTTCCCCCGACGGTCGTCGCGTAGCCGTTGGAAACCGTCACCAGTCCCAGGGCCGCGGCGATCTGCAGAAAGTCTCTTCTTGAAATATCCATTCATCTGTCCTTTAGCGTTTCAGGCCGGGGATCGCGATCGTTTTGTTCTTGGCTTTCGCGAGATTGGTGACATAGACCTCAAGGCCCACCATCTCATCCGAACCGATCGGGAGCACCGCCAGCAGGGCGTTTTTCATACACCCCTGGAAGCGGCGCTGCAGGGTGCGCAGGGAGGACTTCGTCATCCGGTACGCCGGCCAGGTTGCGCCGGCGCCCGCTTCGCCCAGATCCGGCAGGGGCTGGGTGCGCAGTACGGAACCGACAATGTCGGCGGAGTGGCAGCTGTTGCACGAAAGCCCGCGGCCGCCGCGCGCCGTCATAAAGACCTCTTCGCCCAGCTTGTAGGCGGCCTTCATCTGCGGGTTGGCGTTGACGTCGATCGCCACCGCTTCCTCGTTGGCCAGCGATTTGGCGTAGGCCAGCATCGCAAACATCTCTTTGCTGCTGAGCTTGAACGGTTTATGGCCGTTCTGGGCCATCAGCGCCTGCATCACCTGGTCGACACCGAGGACGGCGTCAAACGGTTTGATATAGCGGGGGAAGCCGGCGATGTACGCGGGGAGCTTTGCTTCGGAAATGCCCAGGAACTTCGCCAGGCCGGCGTCGCCGCCGCAGTTTTCTTCCACGAGCTCACCGCCCCATTCGACGTCCATCTCCGCCGGGTTGTTCTCCAGCAGTTCCGCATAGAGCGCGCGGTCGGCGTCGCTCATGGCGAACTGCTCACCGCCCATGGCCAGCGTGCCGCAAAGCAGGGTGGCCGCAATGATTGATGTAACTTTCATGGCTCAGCCTTTCGGTTTGAGTTTTTTCGACTTCTCTTGGACTTCGCCGGTGTTGGTCTTGTAGACGACTTTCAGTGTCCCTGCAGCGGGCACTTTGAAATTGATCGTGAAGACCGGGTTCGTCGAAACGGATTCCCAGACCTGCATCGTCGTGAACGGGGTGTCGTTGAAGAAGAACTTCACCTCGGTGATGTAATCGGCGGGCACGATCTTGCCGCTTTTCTTGTCTTTGCGCATCCCGGTTTCCATCGGGTGCATGACCATGAAGTTGACCTTGACGACGTCGCCGCTTTTAAACTTTTTCGGTTTGATTTTAATCAGTGATTTTCTTTCTGCCATTGTCTATCCTTTTTTGATGATACTCGGGTCTGAAGCGGCGATCAGCCGCAGCCGCCGATCGTGACTTTGACGCTCTGTTTCGCGCTGAGGAATTCGCCGGTGCTTGTTTCGGCGACGACGAGGACATCCTGGGAGCTGCCGAGCTTGATCCGTGTCGCGAACATCGCCGCGCCGTTGGCCGGTGTCAGCATGATGTCGGCACAGCGGACGTTGCTGTTTTTCGTGGCGAAGATGTGGATCGCTTTGACGTAGTCATCCGGTGTCATCGGGGAATCGACTTCAACCGTGACGGGAACGACGGCGCCGTTTTCCGCGATCTCAGGCGCTTTGAGGTGCACCTTTTTCGAAGGCGTGACGGCCTTGCCGCCGGTAATGGCCTTGAGGGCCGCGTCGATGTTCATCGTGTTGGGGCCCTTGGGCGCTTCCGCCGCGAGCAGGCTCTGCGGGGTGAGGGTTGCTGTTGCTGCCGTGGCCGCTGCGGCCAATCCGATACGTTGTAAGAAACTTCTTCTTTGCATGGGTTCTCCTTTAGTGTTTAATGGAAACGATATATGAGGTGATGTCGCAGATTTCACGTTCGGTAAAGAGACCGGTCGTGAGGTTGATCGTCATGTGCGTCTTCGGGTTATCGACACGCGCGTCGGCGATTTTCTGGTAGACGAACTGGTTGTCACGGGTACCCGTTTCAATGAAAAATGCATGGTAGTTTGTCAGGTCCGGACCGATATTTCCGGCGCCTTTGGCCCCTTCGATATTGTGGCAGGCGACACAGTTGCCGTACTGCTTCGGTGAGCCGTTCGCATTCTTTTTTGACAGGCCTGCAGGCAGTTTGCCTTTGGCTTTTTCTCCATTGAGGTTATGGAAAATGTATGCGCCCCGGGCGATCGCGTCCTTGTCGTCCGTGATACACCCCGCTGGCATCGTGTAGGCCTTGGCCGGGCCGAACAGATCCTTCTGGATGATCGACGCCGCTTCGGGCCGCTCGATGGCATCGGACAGGTTGGCGGCGAACGCTACACCCAGACCGATGGTCGTACTGAGTAACAGCCATCTCTTCATCGTGTTTCTCCTTGCTTGGTTTCGAAAATTGTAACGGTGCAATGTAAAAACAATGTAAAAAAGTATAAAGATTTTTGATGGGGAGAGAAAAAGTTCCTATTAGCAGATCAAATAGCAGGATTTTGGCAGAGATGGGGCGGGAAAACGTAGGTAAATGTGCTTCCTTGTTGCGGTACGGAAGAGACCTCCAGGGTGATGCCCGTCTCCTCCATGATCGCCTTGACGATATTGAGCCCGATGCCGAAACCGCCTTTGCCGGTCTCCTCGCGGTAGTAGCGTTCAAAGATCTTTTCGGTGTTCTCGATCCCCAGCCCGTAATCCTTGAAGGTCAGTTCGCAGCGGTGGTCGTACCGTTTCAGGGCGACCTCGACGATGCTGTTCTCGTGGGAGTACTTGATGGCGTTGGAGATGTTGTTGTCGATGATGCGCTGCAGCTGGGTCTGGTTGAAGTGCAGGAACACCCCTTCATCGATCTCGGAGGCGATGGTGATCCCTTTCATGGCGGCGACCTCGTTGAAATAGAGGATGCGTTCGCGCACGAAGGCGCTGACGTCGATCTCCTCGTATTCGAAAACGATCTGCTTGTTCTTGATGAGGTACTCCATGTCGTTATAGATGTTCGAGAGGGTCTTCGACGCGGCTTTGATGCGCTGCAGGTATTTGCTCTGGGGATGCTTGCGGTTATAGAGATCGATGTTGATGTTGATGATGGAGAGGGGCGTGTTGATCTCGTGGACGGTATCTTTGATAAAGTTATCCAGTTTCTGGTTGACGCGCTTGAAGGGCAGGGCAAAACGCTGCAGGACCAGGAGCGAGAGAAAAAAGACGAGGACGACGATGGCGATGAGGATCGTCGCGACGCGTTCGTAGACGGGTGCGTAGGTGAGGTGGTTGCCGACGATGAGGTACTCCGCGCCGAAGTAGCGCTCCCGCGGCAGGGGGATGATGAGGTAGGCGCTGCGGCTTTCGTCGATGTGGTACCCGGCGGCAAAGTGTTCCATCGGAAAGTCGATGAGGGTGAAGACCGGTTTGAAGTGCAGGTCGTAAAGCCCCGAGACGATCCGCTTGAAGCGGGGGTACTCGAAATAGCTTTCACGGTTCTCGTCGTACTCCTCCATGGCGCTGATGACACGGGCGGCGTGCTGCTTGAGCATCAGTTCGTTCTGGATCCCGTGGATCTGTTTCATATAGACGGTGTAGACATAGAGCGGCGCGAGGAGGATCACCGTGATCAGTGCCGTGTAGAGCATCGCGTTTTTGAGGGCGTACTGATTATCTTTCAATGATA
Encoded proteins:
- the acpS gene encoding holo-ACP synthase: MIGIDLVKIERIEGMITRHGERALQRFLSPDEIALVGRPHTAAGFWAAKEACAKALGCGIGGECGFHDIVITKTDRGAPQLALSDTVRERFGITDVSLSITHDGGFAIAVVALEGKNSL
- a CDS encoding carbonic anhydrase; this translates as MQTYAEGNELFQQVYFKEHEAELLRLAKEGQSPKALFIGCSDSRVIPDLMIQSKPGDLFVMRNVGNFVPVYKPDEDFHATATAIEYAVSVLKVSEIIICGHTHCGACQALYEEISDPGLIHTRKWLSLGMKAKENAVATLGMDGDREALLRLTEQLSILSQIENLLTYPYVNKMVKEEKLFIHGWYYDIETGHIRYYDPEIKSFVPLSDLGKQHQIDDYEQL
- a CDS encoding DsrE family protein; this translates as MKKLFLILLTVLSLFGAENPKVVIDLTTGDMHTFEQKILKGIVAHKTYFENQLKELDVAVVIHGNAYKFFLKDPAHFDFAKDPKLLKAAPELAKRIAALAETYEVTFLMCQAGMTKKKIDAKDIYPGIETVLNAGVGLIEKQNEGYAYLPVAD
- a CDS encoding DUF302 domain-containing protein, which produces MMKHILFLLFSTVIALHAQGDLRIFSVDNDPTSDLPQVIERSLAANGFTIAANTEMNKPFNIQFQQSDFDVFYLLTAYHTDLSRTLVVKYPDAGIFVPMGFGIYQHKGEKQLHVSVLTAEAMAKIIGLKSVDPILKKIEAAALKALESAMPKASVAIENENPLPASGPLVSTYSLEVEEDEYDDVKEELAMGIQGGLSPKGFVLSNTLDFEMVVGEDESIDNPFDFYDTYSICKLKVIYNVAKTRPQASAFAPCTMMMYKKKGEDKIVIGFPGVYNWMSSARVQDDEAKAELMKAQNDFETLLGDLTE
- a CDS encoding DsrE family protein; the protein is MRFLIILLAWGLWLNADTEFADPKPALDNPRQVVFSVTEGSDEAINHVLSSANNVLKFYGPEKVQMEIVAYSGGIRTLLKNDPKIAERVRTLMLYDVTFVACGNTMRTKNITEDQLIDDVEVVTAGIVEMIERVKDGWVYIKP
- a CDS encoding thioredoxin family protein — encoded protein: MNKLLWLLLPLLADAVDWRSWEQGKAEAHESGRNILAALVRDDCHYCHDMEQAVFNDGAMSRWVEGCFVPVKINLSKRDVPFKARVPMTPTFVILQPDGSIIKTVPGSWNREDFTALTASACTKE
- a CDS encoding MBL fold metallo-hydrolase; this encodes MKMLWTVWLGITSALAFEYHLEPVSVARGIYCFFGKPEVMNTVNNGNMVNSCYVDTGHRWLVIDSGPTYAYAKEAAAVMQRIKAQKNGPVIDTHVHDDHWLGNGFFEARGAEVIGPRLFNKAVSLTAKTRMQQRISPEAYEGTEIALPTRYVDTNETLRIDGEEIRIIRLTRRAHTAEDLLVYLPSRQTLFAGDLVFNDRIPSLRDGDLHGWIAALEMIRAMPLKHIIGGHGERTDGDALQMTYDYLTQLRDRVRDAIDEGIGIAEATKTIRLDAFRSVALYDTMHAQNVEVAYRMLEWDDE
- a CDS encoding OprD family outer membrane porin, translating into MANIKSMKFISTAAAAALACTLTSSASAADGEAFTPKRSLKGNMMEVYNVLPGKADTITDMFAKGVVYGRLRVNSFNWDWKNDDTAQTKNKDNRALGLGGNLIYKTASLYGLSAGAGLYYTDEPFPGERMSEANIGYLKAGKDTTSRYNVNRLGRYGFATLAQAYVQYDISKTSFVAGRQIFESFLTKSNDTKMIPNTFEGYSFTTKELPQTRIRGAWFYQQKLRDHETFHDVLTFDDSNTSVKTQWNGNDDSAVHKGLSVNNFRAAGEDITHSLIVADVQNKSIKNLQLDLTYGGVPGVVSSLTGEINYAIPLGGWKITPGARYMKQMDDGGGKVGGASLKGTLVDWTGGTAVFDNTKGYDTPDSLDSSLWMARLVAETGPLKMMVAYSAVADEADIVAPWRGFPTGGYTRAMAQYNWYANTKTTAAQVNFNFDKANLVSGLSAMVRYAMQDFDEDKQAAGVQADSNIIHIDLIEKVKAIPGLEAKVRIGLVDAKDREAGYDKDSYNEYRFELNYLF